A region from the Triticum aestivum cultivar Chinese Spring chromosome 3D, IWGSC CS RefSeq v2.1, whole genome shotgun sequence genome encodes:
- the LOC123076523 gene encoding uncharacterized protein — translation MGRSGSGHCRQEGFVFRCFFEFCYSLCRAQGGSDVGFCSYCTPPPIATPDLLPSAKRVKQDPSSSSIAQAYPMIPAMAAKDWSTLPPDLVRLVADSLLATNDIDCYMCLRAVCPGWRAATDDPRSDASDPRFRPRCWIVLDEVFQSQGKEMLLLNTHTGRFLHRELPLLSDHYVVTTTRNGYLVLADKSPPHSASVLNPLTGVVIRFMVSVPTEAGSLAVLSLPSSALGLTLFSDSSHKIYLAHPDSKSFVVKEVQQAPYGFFRKAVVGGVYADIVGHTVIVDLCLSLMSLDAADLAKLFAGGLRDATDLLCFPVCLAGHMLLVLYEKGSIFVLKKDVKIGKFVALDNIGRYAIFIGPQRCLTVDADKFPGIEANCAYFTEQLGSSVHICKCNIKDRKVERISEAADFVKQDKKFVLTADRPSTIIHLLSGYTINIPDSQLALQQVP, via the exons ATGGGGCGTAGTGGATCCGGCCATTGCCGGCaggagggcttcgtttttagatGTTTCTTTGAGTTTTGTTACAGTTTGTGTCGTGCTCAG GGAGGATCAGACGTTGGGTTTTGTAGCTACTGTACTCCACCGCCCATAGCCACCCCTGATCTTCTTCCATCGGCCAAAAGGGTGAAGCAAGATCCGAGTTCTTCTTCCATCGCCCAAGCCTACCCGATGATTCCGGCCATGGCGGCGAAAGACTGGTCCACCCTCCCGCCCGATCTCGTCCGCCTCGTCGCTGACTCCCTCCTGGCCACCAACGACATCGACTGCTACATGTGTTTACGCGCCGTCTGCCCCGGCTGGCGCGCCGCCACCGATGACCCCAGGAGCGACGCCTCTGACCCCCGTTTCCGCCCGCGCTGCTGGATCGTCCTTGACGAGGTCTTCCAGAGCCAAGGGAAAGAGATGCTCCTGTTAAACACCCACACCGGCCGCTTCCTCCATAGAGAACTCCCGCTGCTCAGCGACCACTACGTCGTGACAACCACTCGCAATGGCTACTTGGTCCTGGCGGACAAAAGCCCTCCTCACTCTGCCAGCGTCCTCAACCCTCTCACCGGCGTTGTCATCCGTTTCATGGTGTCTGTGCCCACCGAGGCGGGATCCTTGGCTGTCCTCTCCCTTCCCAGCTCTGCGCTCGGGCTCACCTTGTTCAGTGACTCGTCTCACAAGATTTACTTGGCCCATCCGGACAGTAAGAGTTTTGTCGTCAAGGAGGTTCAACAAGCACCTTATGGTTTCTTCCGTAAGGCGGTTGTCGGTGGTGTGTACGCAGACATTGTAGGGCATACCGTGATTGTTGATTTATGCCTTTCGCTGATGTCTCTTGATGCTGCTGATCTTGCCAAGCTCTTCGCTGGCGGTCTTCGAGATGCAACAGACCTCCTGTGTTTTCCAGTGTGTTTGGCTGGACATATGTTGCTCGTCTTATATGAAAAGGGGTCGATCTTTGTTCTAAAAAAGGATGTCAAGATAGGTAAGTTCGTGGCTTTGGACAACATCGGCAGGTATGCCATCTTCATTGGTCCTCAGAGGTGCCTGACTGTCGATGCCGACAAGTTCCCAGGCATCGAGGCAAACTGCGCCTACTTCACTGAACAACTGGGTTCGTCCGTTCATATCTGCAAGTGCAACATCAAGGACAGGAAAGTAGAGAGGATCTCCGAAGCTGCCGATTTCGTGAAGCAGGACAAGAAGTTTGTCCTCACCGCCGACCGTCCTTCGACGATCATCCACCTTCTCTCCGGCTACACCATCAACATCCCAGATTCTCAACTGGCTTTGCAACAGGTTCCATAA
- the LOC123080527 gene encoding uncharacterized protein isoform X1, which yields MAPPMVLLDREVELCDEEAGICEGPIRSSWGGLPARRSAKGQEKLSDAVAEYLQTFKAQPLVADPPELSSLNIRPPKSAPVPPTSGLESGRISSADKHLVALYAGGYRPGYSLPGSYLIYDASKDSISAIPCIPPDTCRTRAMGYQSAVVMCGATGEGGYLLAELVWVCPQDSQAALWLWESSAKQWVVKLRDLPLPPGTTAFNFSVHSCFSFGGSFLCWVDLHRGMLLCDLRKDCNFSFIELPQGPPNYDASDYPHGPCAEEFRSVACVHGSVKFLAFNKFVEREPRETFGLAVWTLSPDHSVWSRSYKCSVGDIWANANYQSAGLGQLAPSFPVLSIHQDGVVYLVVNDTSVVGRRLVFKDQYLLRVDMGNNNDVQVYQQKTTRIYSQLFASEFSAHRRQEHPREMESSEFGASGKRMKA from the exons ATGGCCCCTCCGATGGTTCTGCTCGACCGCGAGGTTGAGTTGTGCGACGAGGAGGCGGGGATCTGCGAAGGGCCAATCCGCTCCTCGTGGGGAGGACTACCAGCAAGAAGATCAGCCAAGGGCCAGGAAAAGTTGAGTGACGCAGTCGCCGAGTACCTGCAGACATTCAAGGCCCAGCCGCTCGTCGCCGATCCGCCGGAACTCTCCTCCCTCAACATACGGCCGCCGAAATCCGCCCCGGTCCCGCCGACATCCGGCCTGGAATCGGGCCGCATCTCCAGCGCGGACAAGCACCTGGTCGCCCTCTACGCCGGAGGCTACCGCCCTGGCTACAGCTTGCCGGGGAGCTATCTCATCTACGACGCCAGCAAGGACTCCATCTCCGCCATCCCTTGCATCCCCCCCGACACCTGCAGGACTAGAGCCATGGGGTACCAGTCGGCCGTCGTCATGTGCGGCGCCACCGGGGAAGGCGGTTACCTTCTTGCTGAGCTCGTCTGGGTCTGTCCACAAGACTCCCAAGCCGCGCTCTGGCTCTGGGAGTCGTCCGCCAAACAATGGGTCGTCAAGCTCAGGGACCTGCCCCTTCCACCCGGCACCACCGCCTTCAACTTCTCCGTCCACTCGTGCTTCTCTTTTGGGGGCTCTTTCCTCTGCTGGGTGGATCTACACCGTGGCATGTTGCTCTGTGATCTGCGCAAGGACTGCAACTTCAGCTTCATTGAGTTGCCCCAAGGACCTCCAAACTATGATGCCTCCGATTATCCACACGGCCCTTGCGCTGAGGAGTTCCGTTCCGTGGCCTGTGTTCATGGCTCCGTCAAGTTCCTCGCCTTCAATAAATTTGTTGAACGCGAGCCCCGCGAAACATTTGGACTGGCCGTCTGGACTCTGTCGCCTGACCACTCAGTGTGGAGCAGAAGCTACAAGTGCAGCGTTGGAGACATCTGGGCTAACGCCAACTACCAGTCTGCTGGTTTGGGACAGCTTGCTCCGTCGTTCCCTGTCCTGAGCATCCATCAAGACGGCGTCGTCTACCTAGTCGTAAATGATACCAGTGTGGTGGGCCGTCGACTAGTGTTCAAAGACCAGTACTTGCTTCGTGTCGACATGGGGAATAACAACGATGTCCAGGTCTATCAACAGAAGACGACGCGTATTTATTCCCAGCTCTTTGCAAGTGAGTTCAGTGCGCACCGACGACAGGAGCACCCG AGAGAGATGGAATCTAGCGAGTTTGGTGCAAGTGGAAAGAGGATGAAGGCCTGA
- the LOC123080529 gene encoding uncharacterized protein, with the protein MAPSKGEGRGGDPAEGEDEESASVGRCARSGGICPTRRHANDEARSAARTPAARAAGEGGSRTLERRVVPGEMRGKGAVADVVQEALPTCGCHIERYRHHDAVPRRRRPVRVGDGEGTSAAGAEEAVRTCGSYTDTPRRRPTPVSASTALGIKGGRGGRGQKSKCDEMRVEVSRGGVPSDGFEESVARCGFQNPSLVRRCPTPPRRDSTRCAQMGACIPVAVGGGRGHKDTHDDYYGTSRPRAAAPTADLRAEMYDTGSIEGPSGSFTVNNVQVFAGYVLHTGSFLEGPDSKTLSVGDEVKYKEVIGDCIDQKGSIALSEKLRFDFSHGKPVQPEDLRKIESIVKQRIEAELELSAQEIKLANPKRVNGLRAVFGEIYADPVRVVSIGRKLEDVLANPESKEWLSDINEATKLDGATLEKKIGSINNTLDAAAIPAARKADLKGNVSKLEDQLREAEKKTGKENVQKAAKTDIDAAEAAVSKEKLFCVTHADVGLDTTAAREAVVKPMDRFKDADKKQLGTIGEEVKQLAQRARDNREANNSSSTIASIKKSANNTVQILVKFCGATIPVQENLDILSANMLIEHVCRCAGVSLTDLYSTFCGRILEPNKVLSYYQLQKDSMVYINPRLRGGSAGRKNWDDVIITLNLYHGVALPWDLLLPYQSKIRPAMKVWYLDHPLQVRCQKVLIYLGRKHYVGICFGGFTSKQILFDADGNVHIDAAPQEYSQGLALFDYGAVSGIFDDALGAGINKYPTYFYNLINFLSNGPAVDYRSKAVIAFVTNHVSLLTYSRRIQITAVLDMLLTRLSEDDSEALIAILENFYWGSRLEKVPAMHHTYFFHWWYDRAGTICTPYKDNGVSLLKFSSNFFKHHNGFPLEQRDAAFALATKHKNYLPQLLFSILITFKDPNKPCPPSVQAFIDEVIEMLGDHTVDCEIAQT; encoded by the exons atggcgccgtccaagggggaggggcggggcggcgacCCGGCCGAGGGGGAGGACGAGGAGTCGGCCAGCGTCGGCCGCTGCGCCAGATCCGGCGGCATCTGCCCGACCCGGCGCCACGCGAACGACGAGGCCAGGTCAGCCGCTCGTACACctgcggcgagggcggcgggcgaGGGCGGGAGCCGGACGCTTGAGAGGCGCGTGGTGCCGGGGGAGATGCGCGGCAAGGGCGCGGTCGCCGATGTCGTCCAGGAGGCGTTGCCGACGTGCGGGTGCCACATCGAGCGCTACCGCCACCACGACGCGGTTCCGCGACGACGACGCCCTGTACGGGTCGGCGACGGTGAGGGCACGTCTGCGGCCGGCGCCGAGGAGGCCGTGCGGACGTGCGGAAGCTACACCGACACCCCGCGCCGACGCCCTACTCCGGTCAGCGCGTCGACGGCCCTCGGCATCAAGGGCGGCCGCGGAGGGCGGGGCCAGAAGAGCAAGTGCGACGAGATGCGCGTGGAGGTGAGCCGCGGCGGAGTGCCCTCGGACGGCTTCGAAGAGTCGGTCGCGCGGTGCGGCTTCCAAAACCCGAGCCTGGTGCGGCGGTGCCCCACGCCGCCACGGAGGGACTCGACGCGGTGCGCGCAGATGGGGGCCTGCATTCCGGTGGCAGTTGGAGGGGGTCGCGGCCACAAGGACACCCACGACGACTACTACGGCACCTCGAGGCCACGGGCTGCGGCCCCCACTGCGGATCTGCGCGCAGAG ATGTATGACACCGGGAGTATCGAGGGGCCATCTGGATCTTTCACTGTGAACAATGTCCAAGTGTTTGCTGGCTATGTCCTGCATACCGGTTCATTTCTGGAAGGGCCTGACTCCAAGACATTGTCTGTTGGCGATGAAGTGAAATACAAG GAAGTAATTGGTGACTGTATTGACCAGAAAGGTTCCATTGCTCTTTCAGAGAAGCTGAGATTTGATTTCTCCCATG GGAAACCTGTCCAACCAGAAGATTTGCGAAAAATTGAGTCTATAGTGAAGCAGCGAATAGAGGCTGAGCTGGAGTTATCTGCACAAGAAATAAAATTAGCCAACCCAAAGCGCGTGAATGGTCTTCGAGCTGTGTTTGGTGAA ATCTACGCTGATCCTGTAAGAGTTGTATCGATTGGTCGCAAACTGGAAGATGTGCTTGCCAACCCTGAAAGCAAAGAATGGTTATCTGATATCAATGAAGCAACTAAACTGGACGGAGCGACATTGGAAAAG AAAATTGGATCGATCAATAATACACTGGATGCAGCTGCTATCCCAGCTGCAAGAAAAGCTGATCTAAAAGGCAATGTCTCAAAGTTGGAG GATCAACTAAGGGAGGCGGAGAAGAAAACGGGCAAAGAAAATGTCCAAAAGGCTGCCAAGACTGACATAGATGCTGCAGAAGCTGCTGTTTCTAAAGAAAAACTCTTCTGTGTTACTCATGCTGATGTGGGTCTTGATACCACTGCTGCCCGGGAAGCAGTTGTCAAACCCATGGACCGTTTCAAG GATGCAGACAAGAAACAACTTGGTACAATCGGTGAGGAGGTGAAGCAGTTGGCTCAAAGAGCAAGGGATAACAGAGAAGCAAACAACAGCTCTTCTACTATTGCAAGCATTAAAAAATCCGCTAATAACACTGTTCAG ATACTTGTGAAATTTTGTGGAGCAACTATTCCTGTTCAGGAGAACCTTGACATATTAAGTGCAAATATGCTAATCGAGCATGTTTGCCGGTGTGCGGGAGTTAGTCTCACTGATCTCTATTCGACCTTCTGTGGAAGAATTCTGGAGCCGAATAAAGTTTTGTCATATTATCAACTCCAGAAGGATTCTATGGTTTATATTAATCCTAGACTACGAGGTGGCAG TGCTGGTCGCAAAAACTGGGATGATGTAATCATTACTCTGAATCTCTACCACGGTGTGGCTTTGCCATGGGACCTACTTCTCCCCTATCAGAGCAAGATACGTCCAGCAATGAAAGTGTGGTACCTGGATCATCCACTACAGGTTCGGTGTCAAAAGGTGCTTATATACCTTGGCAGAAAACATTACGTTGGAATTTGTTTCGGAGGCTTCACTTCCAAGCAAATTCTCTTCGATGCCGATGGTAATGTGCATATTGATGCTGCTCCTCAAGAGTATAGTCAAGGACTTGCCTTATTTGATTATGGTGcagtttctggaatatttgacgATGCCTTAGGAGCTGGAATTAACAAATATCCAACCTATTTCTATAATCTTATCAATTTCCTATCAAATGGTCCTGCTGTTGATTATCGAAGTAAGGCTGTGATTGCTTTTGTCACGAATCACGTCTCGCTGTTAACATATTCTCGAAGAATTCAGATCACTGCAGTTCTCGATATGTTGCTTACAAGGCTCAGTGAAGATGATTCAGAGGCCTTGATAGCTATACTTGAAAATTTCTATTGGGGGAGCAGGTTGGAGAAGGTTCCTGCAATGCACCACACGTATTTCTTTCACTGGTGGTATGATAGAGCTGGGACCATATGTACCCCTTATAAGGATAATGGAGTCAGCTTGCTCAAATTCTCTAGCAATTTTTTTAAGCATCACAAT GGCTTCCCTCTAGAACAGCGGGATGCAGCGTTTGCGTTGGCGACGAAGCATAAAAACTATCTACCTCAGCtactgttttccattcttataacATTCAAAGACCCAAATAAGCCATGCCCTCCATCTGTTCAGGCTTTTATTGATGAAGTGATCGAAAT GCTAGGGGATCACACGGTCGATTGCGAGATTGCCCAAACTTGA
- the LOC123080527 gene encoding uncharacterized protein isoform X2, which yields MAPPMVLLDREVELCDEEAGICEGPIRSSWGGLPARRSAKGQEKLSDAVAEYLQTFKAQPLVADPPELSSLNIRPPKSAPVPPTSGLESGRISSADKHLVALYAGGYRPGYSLPGSYLIYDASKDSISAIPCIPPDTCRTRAMGYQSAVVMCGATGEGGYLLAELVWVCPQDSQAALWLWESSAKQWVVKLRDLPLPPGTTAFNFSVHSCFSFGGSFLCWVDLHRGMLLCDLRKDCNFSFIELPQGPPNYDASDYPHGPCAEEFRSVACVHGSVKFLAFNKFVEREPRETFGLAVWTLSPDHSVWSRSYKCSVGDIWANANYQSAGLGQLAPSFPVLSIHQDGVVYLVVNDTSVVGRRLVFKDQYLLRVDMGNNNDVQVYQQKTTRIYSQLFASEFSAHRRQEHPPERDGI from the exons ATGGCCCCTCCGATGGTTCTGCTCGACCGCGAGGTTGAGTTGTGCGACGAGGAGGCGGGGATCTGCGAAGGGCCAATCCGCTCCTCGTGGGGAGGACTACCAGCAAGAAGATCAGCCAAGGGCCAGGAAAAGTTGAGTGACGCAGTCGCCGAGTACCTGCAGACATTCAAGGCCCAGCCGCTCGTCGCCGATCCGCCGGAACTCTCCTCCCTCAACATACGGCCGCCGAAATCCGCCCCGGTCCCGCCGACATCCGGCCTGGAATCGGGCCGCATCTCCAGCGCGGACAAGCACCTGGTCGCCCTCTACGCCGGAGGCTACCGCCCTGGCTACAGCTTGCCGGGGAGCTATCTCATCTACGACGCCAGCAAGGACTCCATCTCCGCCATCCCTTGCATCCCCCCCGACACCTGCAGGACTAGAGCCATGGGGTACCAGTCGGCCGTCGTCATGTGCGGCGCCACCGGGGAAGGCGGTTACCTTCTTGCTGAGCTCGTCTGGGTCTGTCCACAAGACTCCCAAGCCGCGCTCTGGCTCTGGGAGTCGTCCGCCAAACAATGGGTCGTCAAGCTCAGGGACCTGCCCCTTCCACCCGGCACCACCGCCTTCAACTTCTCCGTCCACTCGTGCTTCTCTTTTGGGGGCTCTTTCCTCTGCTGGGTGGATCTACACCGTGGCATGTTGCTCTGTGATCTGCGCAAGGACTGCAACTTCAGCTTCATTGAGTTGCCCCAAGGACCTCCAAACTATGATGCCTCCGATTATCCACACGGCCCTTGCGCTGAGGAGTTCCGTTCCGTGGCCTGTGTTCATGGCTCCGTCAAGTTCCTCGCCTTCAATAAATTTGTTGAACGCGAGCCCCGCGAAACATTTGGACTGGCCGTCTGGACTCTGTCGCCTGACCACTCAGTGTGGAGCAGAAGCTACAAGTGCAGCGTTGGAGACATCTGGGCTAACGCCAACTACCAGTCTGCTGGTTTGGGACAGCTTGCTCCGTCGTTCCCTGTCCTGAGCATCCATCAAGACGGCGTCGTCTACCTAGTCGTAAATGATACCAGTGTGGTGGGCCGTCGACTAGTGTTCAAAGACCAGTACTTGCTTCGTGTCGACATGGGGAATAACAACGATGTCCAGGTCTATCAACAGAAGACGACGCGTATTTATTCCCAGCTCTTTGCAAGTGAGTTCAGTGCGCACCGACGACAGGAGCACCCG CCAGAGAGAGATGGAATCTAG